In Gracilinanus agilis isolate LMUSP501 unplaced genomic scaffold, AgileGrace unplaced_scaffold24336, whole genome shotgun sequence, the genomic stretch aattctcaaatgaagaattGCAAACTTTTATCAGCCATGGGAAATAATACATGAGATCAttaataaaagaattataaattataaacaacTCTAGGTTTTACCTCATACTCAGCAAATTTAcagagatgacaaaagatggggatgTCACTATCAAAGGGGTTGTGAAAAGGCAGATAAGCTAATGAATTGTTGAAGCAGGGAATATGAACAACCatcctggaaaacaatttagaattatgcaaataaagtgacttcaatgcacatttatttttatccaaAGATTCCACTGTTGGGCCTTTGTCCAAAAGAAATTGCCTAAAGAGAAAGACATGTAACATGCAAAAAATGCCACAATCTATAGCAGCACTTTTTCTGTTAGCACATAACTAGAAACAAAGTGtatatttattgattggggatggtctaaacaaattatggcacatgaatataatggaattttattatgctatataagaaattatgaatataactatgagctgcttgagggcaaggattttttctttgcctttctacacatcctcagcacttagcacaatgcctagaaaGGACTGGttgtttaattaatgcttgttgacttgacttgacagATTCACAGGAACTTTgtgcaaagcaaaataaagagAGCCAAAAAACCCAATATGTTCATTGATTAAAACAACATAAATAGAAACAACTACTGCAAAACAGTAAAAATGAGTGTtgcaaaattaaagaaaacagagTTGGCCTGAAAGAAAAGCCACAAGGAGGCATATTCTTTCCACTCCTTTTCAGAGATAAGGGAATGGAAACTAATGGATataaagttatatttatatatatcacacacacatatatatataaagttatatatgcatatatataaatgctattttttgaAGTATTAACCAGGTTtgccaattttttcttctctttctcattatctctttaaaaaaatatattggtaggggggaagctgggtggctcagtggtttcaGAATCAGGaccagagacgggaagtcctaggttcaaatctgacctcagacacttcctagctgtgtgaccctgggcaagtcacttaacccccattgcctagcccttaccactcttctgccttagaaccaataccccgtattgattctaagatggaaggtaaaaatttaTTGTATGTGTGGAGGGAGAAatctagacaacataaaaacaaataatcaaagacctatttttttcaaaaaacaggATACGTTAGGTAAAATTTGGAGGAATTTTCagctagaagaaatgatgaataaaaagcATTAGAGAaagatttatattattattttctatcaacatagaagataaaagaagactattacttaaaatatatacaatgtaaaaCTTTTTCTATACGTCTTACCTAAACAAATAGGTGGAGTTGACCACTTTCCTTGCACACATAGTGCTCTTTGAGATCCACTCAATAAGTAATATATATTGCATCTATATTCCACTGAGGACCCTGTTTCATAGCTTGACAATAATTCATCAACAATAGTCCCATGTTCAATCTCAGGTGGTGGTTtacagttttcattgttttctaagaaaaattttattaatagaaaaaaatcatatgtatttatacatgcatAATCTCTACCgtgtttatttttcatatcattttattCAAAAATAGAATGACTGGACAGATTTTGTATTACTACTAAAAAGAATCTATATTTTAACTAGCTAACATTTTGCATATAGCATTACATTCAACTCAACAGGCCTTTGTTCATTCAGTATAATATGAAAGGTGCTATGCTGCCATaaacagataaaaatgaaaaatggtcctAGTCTACAAAATTCATAAGATTCACATACATGGATTTTTGATCATGCAGGCTGCTATTAAAAAACCTTAGAGAACTCTGATATAAGAGACTCCCATGTTAAACCTGTTTCCATGAAGAGAGACATCAATCACATTGACTATAAGAACACTTCTGGTCAAACATTCCTCTTCTaggctattttttccttttgttcataAAACAGATTATTACTACTGGAGATTAGAGTAGCAGTATCCCAAGCAAAGAGATGCCAGTCAGGTTATTTGTTCATAATGGATTAAACCAATATATGCTTTCTAGATATACATAAGTTCATTAATACAGAAGGACCTAGTCAATAATGCCTTTTATCCTGAATATAGCATAGTTACCCATGCATTTTGGAGGTGAggtccattttccatttttacagattaTCTCATCAGATCCTTTAATGTGATAGCCATTTTCACAAGTATATGTCACTTTAGCCCCATTGTAATAGGTCTTAGAATTGAAGTTTGCTGAGCCATTCATAATCATAGGTGGCTCCTCACatgctattttttcctttatttctgaaaaaaaaaaaggccccacaaataaaaaaaaaaaggaaatgccaatTATATTTACATGAAAAATTTTACTGGGTAAATCTTGATCAATCTATTACTAACCAATGCAGTTTGGTGGTGGTGTCCATTTTCCATGTTCACAGTGTATTTCTTCTGATCCTTCAAGCTCAAAGTTAAGCTCACACTCTATGTGAATTATTTCTCCATGCCGGAAAGTATTGGGAAGAGTTTGCATTTTGGCATTTGGAGGCAGTGGTGGAGGAGgacatctatttcttctttcttgagaAAAGAAGCTTGTACATTTTATTACATAAGGTatggtatagaaaaaaaaaaagatttagtccTAGAAACAGAAAAACTGGATCCCACTACCAGCTgcttcacttactagctgtggaatcCTCAAAACTTCAAGTCACTTCTGTctgttctttgatccagccataccactgcccagtttataccccaaagagatcatagggaaaaagacttgtacaaaaatatttatagccacgctctttgtggtagcaaaaaattggaaaatgaggagatgccctttgattggggaatggctgaacaaattgtggtatctgttggtgatagaatactattgtgctcaaa encodes the following:
- the LOC123254537 gene encoding coagulation factor XIII B chain-like, whose product is MQTLPNTFRHGEIIHIECELNFELEGSEEIHCEHGKWTPPPNCIEIKEKIACEEPPMIMNGSANFNSKTYYNGAKVTYTCENGYHIKGSDEIICKNGKWTSPPKCMENNENCKPPPEIEHGTIVDELLSSYETGSSVEYRCNIYYLLSGSQRALCVQGKWSTPPICL